A genomic stretch from Theobroma cacao cultivar B97-61/B2 chromosome 4, Criollo_cocoa_genome_V2, whole genome shotgun sequence includes:
- the LOC18601232 gene encoding pleiotropic drug resistance protein 1: MDGTENARASRSKSSHNNLSSSIRSSLSRTTRRMDDVFAGASRQSGSSTRVAEEEEALRRAAIEKLPTYDRLGTRQVLKLPTVEVRLEHLNIEADTYRGSRALPTLPKEAAELALGVATAIEGAESSLATDYIFKVLGLDICKGTVVGNEMNRGVSGGQKKRITTG; encoded by the exons ATGGATGGTACAGAGAATGCACGAGCTTCAAGGAGTAAATCAAGCCATAATAACCTGAGCAGTAGCATTAGGAGCAGCTTGAGCCGGACTACTAGGAGAATGGACGATGTTTTTGCGGGAGCAAGCCGACAGTCCGGAAGTAGCACTCGAGTTGCGGAAGAGGAAGAAGCACTCAGACGGGCTGCTATAGAGAAGTTGCCAACTTATGATCGTTTAGGAACAA GGCAGGTACTCAAACTTCCGACGGTGGAAGTTAGGCTTGAGCATTTAAACATTGAAGCCGATACCTATAGGGGTAGCAGAGCTCTTCCGACACTTCCAAAGGAGGCAGCAGAATTAGCTCTTGGTGTG GCAACTGCAATTGAAGGAGCTGAAAGCAGTCTGGCAACTGACTACATTTTCAAA GTACTAGGGCTTGATATATGCAAGGGTACAGTTGTAGGAAATGAGATGAATCGAGGAGTATCGGGAGGACAGAAGAAACGAATAACAACAGGTTAA